A window of the Mesotoga prima MesG1.Ag.4.2 genome harbors these coding sequences:
- the recJ gene encoding single-stranded-DNA-specific exonuclease RecJ — MRKEWLLLKPDDEAVNRLVEFMGIDAFLARLLVTRGIDNEVEAMKFLNPDKTILHDPFLLEDMPLAVRTIIETRDRNESIVVFGDYDVDGVTSTALLYLAMKRMGFNVSYYIPLRLEEGYGLSKDAIKDLRDQGHSLLITVDCGVTSFDEIKFAKEIGFNVVVTDHHEVKDLLPPADAVVNPKRPDDDYPFKGLAGVGVAFKLLVALNETLHCPIDPEEYLDIVALGTIADIVPLRDENRYIVKEGTAKIQSSPLLGLKALLSYLRIPSENLTAQDIAFKIAPKLNAAGRMDSAIVALELLISEDMDSAMNTASRLLKHNQNRQTIEAKIFEQTERDLENTASFKDDFALVIDGDNWHLGVLGIVASRLVSIHNKPVFLIATNGSDGKGSARSPAGVSIISLLNEVSGLLREFGGHEMAAGFSIDKEKISEFRSAINDAYIKLYGLKQPVFKIDVDDVLTLDSITPSILDKLELLRPFGHSNPEPKFLIKGLNIEKAKMFGSGSDHVKLILRSGDRKTLAIGYNMGTMFDDFKYVKPNLLKVDAIASIKNDNLYGLQSVKLSLSDARLYIDPVFEEEVRDKNFVFEFIRDWKNQQPGLQIKSDVSALIAELEKKVSHKCPEFMDVSAKNPWGIFGNIRLKNPFLALKILKNYQKGKRTFIVSAINGTLAHTYYSLQHYLDSIKPIFANSLYRGKLDEPVVFVTLPFFVERFNEISDSAGEIIFDEPSYILSGIFKDHPDLEGFFNNIDKVLGISGFSGSIFCDDLKEFFLDKRISHVYKPSPIKRVGIIDNRGSRKKVEQVMSIVGHGENVAVIVDSPHKTVSLAKSMGSRLSHALQNGELIFYNYLLKDFQRSVIYSLVERQKIRVLITTPSSDGLGVTLGNSNIVFYSAPRNFLEVIDAVATRPGEDSELFLNLSFNKADLVSNTSEMDRLFPTVEELEAVYQDLKEVLPASERDIKKALSFEDGISKVFLSMLEEMELLSADNGVWYSNSEAALDTTQVKKTLRYREGVAEKRMTRWFATKLSTMTTRGLLRSLTNAEEVLKVG; from the coding sequence AGTTCCTGAATCCCGACAAGACGATTCTCCACGATCCTTTCCTTCTTGAAGACATGCCTTTGGCGGTTCGTACGATCATCGAGACCCGCGATAGAAACGAAAGCATAGTCGTCTTTGGCGATTACGATGTCGACGGTGTGACGAGCACCGCACTCCTATACCTCGCAATGAAGAGGATGGGATTCAATGTTAGCTATTACATTCCTCTGAGACTCGAAGAAGGTTACGGATTGAGCAAGGACGCAATCAAAGATTTGAGGGATCAGGGGCACAGCCTCCTCATAACCGTAGATTGCGGAGTCACTTCCTTTGACGAAATCAAGTTCGCAAAGGAGATCGGATTCAACGTTGTTGTTACGGACCATCACGAAGTGAAAGATCTCCTCCCGCCTGCCGACGCAGTTGTCAACCCAAAGAGGCCCGACGACGATTATCCTTTCAAAGGATTGGCCGGGGTTGGTGTGGCCTTCAAGTTGCTTGTCGCTTTGAACGAAACCCTTCACTGTCCTATAGATCCCGAGGAGTACCTGGATATTGTGGCGCTCGGTACGATTGCGGATATAGTACCTCTAAGAGATGAGAATCGCTACATTGTTAAAGAAGGAACGGCAAAGATTCAGAGCAGTCCGCTACTCGGATTAAAAGCGCTTCTTTCTTACCTGAGAATTCCTTCGGAAAACCTTACTGCACAGGACATTGCATTCAAGATTGCCCCAAAACTCAACGCTGCGGGAAGAATGGATTCAGCAATTGTGGCACTTGAACTATTGATTAGCGAAGATATGGATTCGGCAATGAACACTGCTAGCCGTCTATTGAAGCACAATCAGAACAGACAGACTATCGAGGCGAAAATCTTTGAACAAACGGAAAGGGATCTTGAGAATACTGCGAGTTTCAAAGACGATTTCGCGCTGGTTATAGATGGCGACAACTGGCATCTGGGAGTGCTTGGGATTGTCGCGTCAAGACTCGTGTCGATTCACAACAAGCCGGTGTTCTTGATAGCTACAAACGGCTCCGATGGAAAGGGTTCCGCAAGAAGCCCTGCCGGTGTAAGCATAATAAGCCTGCTTAACGAGGTCTCGGGTCTGTTGAGGGAGTTCGGCGGGCATGAGATGGCGGCCGGTTTCAGTATTGACAAAGAAAAAATATCGGAATTCAGGTCTGCAATTAACGATGCTTACATAAAGCTATACGGTTTGAAGCAGCCGGTTTTCAAGATTGACGTTGACGATGTTCTTACTCTTGATTCTATTACCCCCTCGATACTCGATAAGCTTGAATTGTTGAGACCTTTTGGGCATTCCAATCCCGAGCCGAAATTCTTGATCAAAGGCTTGAACATTGAAAAGGCAAAGATGTTTGGTAGCGGAAGCGACCATGTGAAACTCATACTGCGCTCTGGAGACCGAAAGACTCTTGCAATAGGTTACAACATGGGCACCATGTTCGATGATTTCAAGTATGTCAAGCCAAACCTTCTCAAGGTAGACGCCATTGCCTCTATAAAGAATGATAATCTTTATGGACTGCAGAGTGTAAAACTTTCCTTGTCTGACGCGAGGTTGTACATTGATCCCGTATTCGAAGAGGAAGTTAGAGACAAGAACTTTGTCTTTGAGTTCATAAGAGACTGGAAGAACCAACAACCGGGCTTGCAGATTAAGTCGGACGTCTCGGCGCTAATAGCTGAACTGGAGAAGAAGGTGTCACATAAGTGTCCGGAATTCATGGACGTAAGTGCGAAGAATCCCTGGGGAATCTTCGGTAACATAAGGCTGAAGAATCCGTTCCTTGCGCTCAAGATTCTGAAGAATTATCAGAAGGGCAAGAGAACTTTCATTGTTTCTGCCATCAATGGCACACTTGCCCACACATATTATTCTTTGCAGCATTATCTGGATTCGATAAAGCCAATCTTTGCCAATTCACTTTACAGAGGCAAACTGGACGAGCCAGTTGTCTTCGTTACATTACCCTTCTTCGTTGAAAGATTCAACGAAATTTCGGATTCAGCCGGCGAGATAATCTTTGACGAACCGTCTTATATTCTTTCCGGCATATTTAAGGATCATCCAGACCTTGAAGGTTTCTTCAATAACATCGATAAAGTTCTCGGCATTTCCGGTTTTTCTGGAAGCATTTTCTGTGATGACCTCAAAGAGTTCTTCCTGGACAAGAGAATCTCGCACGTGTATAAACCAAGTCCAATAAAGAGAGTTGGCATTATAGACAACCGCGGCTCGAGAAAGAAAGTGGAGCAGGTGATGTCAATAGTAGGCCACGGGGAAAATGTGGCAGTAATTGTTGACTCTCCTCACAAGACGGTTTCTCTTGCAAAATCTATGGGTTCAAGGTTGTCTCACGCTCTGCAAAACGGTGAACTGATTTTCTACAACTATCTTCTCAAGGATTTCCAGAGATCGGTTATCTACTCTCTTGTCGAAAGACAGAAGATTCGGGTCCTTATAACGACTCCTTCAAGTGATGGTCTCGGGGTTACACTGGGCAATTCAAATATTGTCTTTTACAGTGCTCCGAGAAACTTCCTGGAAGTAATCGATGCCGTTGCTACAAGGCCCGGTGAAGATTCCGAACTTTTCTTGAATCTCTCCTTCAACAAGGCGGACCTCGTTTCAAACACAAGCGAAATGGACCGTTTGTTTCCCACTGTTGAGGAGTTGGAAGCCGTTTATCAGGACTTGAAAGAGGTACTCCCTGCGTCGGAGAGAGACATAAAGAAGGCTCTGAGCTTTGAAGACGGTATCTCTAAGGTCTTCCTCTCAATGCTTGAGGAAATGGAGTTGTTGAGTGCGGACAACGGTGTCTGGTACAGTAACTCGGAAGCAGCCCTCGACACGACACAGGTGAAGAAGACCCTGAGATACAGAGAAGGTGTGGCAGAGAAGAGAATGACGAGATGGTTCGCTACAAAGTTATCTACTATGACTACAAGGGGGCTATTAAGGAGTCTAACCAATGCCGAAGAGGTGCTGAAGGTTGGTTGA
- a CDS encoding DUF3343 domain-containing protein, translating into MVDTRKLDALIVVSQGDIIKVLSLLRNHGFQTKVFPTPPGLFPGCSLSIAVSSNVVDSVLVLLKQHNVEVMYSALCDENPVKSFYD; encoded by the coding sequence TTGGTTGATACCCGTAAGCTGGATGCTCTGATAGTAGTCTCCCAAGGAGATATAATCAAAGTTCTATCATTACTGAGGAATCATGGTTTCCAGACAAAGGTTTTCCCCACACCACCCGGTCTATTCCCCGGATGTTCGCTTTCCATCGCAGTTTCTTCAAATGTTGTCGATTCAGTTCTGGTGCTTCTCAAGCAACATAACGTAGAAGTTATGTATTCCGCTTTGTGCGATGAGAATCCCGTGAAGTCATTCTATGATTAG
- the ruvX gene encoding Holliday junction resolvase RuvX → MIRLGIDFGTSRIGLALQVENIEIPLFAIDHTGYKKNLLRIIEEKGIEEIVIGLPISMSGRFSESTLKAVSFAEKVKSIFPGRVFLVDETLTTETARRLSSEAGQDFSKARDVFSAIQILRNYSSGMSKKWEVKEERGVCRDLPRLASESRVLFYRPRSAMIEGLDCLETEPGVLVEDPQVFLSFVRRGMKPVNIVDDIDFSSYDIIVIACGEELDGMVDLNSEGPQVIECSWLNG, encoded by the coding sequence ATGATTAGACTGGGGATTGATTTCGGAACATCCAGAATAGGACTGGCATTACAGGTTGAGAACATCGAAATTCCTCTATTCGCAATAGATCACACCGGCTACAAAAAAAATCTTCTGAGGATTATTGAGGAGAAGGGAATTGAGGAGATTGTAATCGGCCTCCCCATATCAATGTCCGGTAGATTCAGTGAGTCCACTCTGAAGGCCGTTTCATTTGCAGAGAAAGTCAAGAGTATCTTCCCTGGACGAGTATTCCTGGTCGATGAGACCCTTACAACCGAAACTGCCAGGCGTCTTTCGAGTGAGGCCGGACAAGACTTCTCTAAAGCGAGGGATGTTTTCAGTGCTATCCAGATCCTGCGGAACTATTCGTCCGGAATGTCGAAAAAATGGGAGGTAAAAGAAGAAAGAGGCGTTTGCAGAGACCTACCCAGGCTGGCTTCAGAAAGTAGAGTGTTGTTTTATAGGCCGCGATCTGCAATGATTGAAGGTCTTGATTGTCTTGAAACTGAGCCGGGTGTCCTTGTCGAGGATCCTCAAGTCTTCCTTTCTTTCGTAAGAAGAGGGATGAAACCCGTCAATATTGTTGACGATATTGACTTTTCATCTTACGATATAATAGTAATCGCTTGTGGAGAAGAGCTCGATGGGATGGTCGATCTGAACTCGGAAGGTCCGCAGGTTATTGAGTGCTCGTGGCTCAACGGATAG
- the mreB gene encoding rod shape-determining protein has protein sequence MKKGDLGIDLGTASLLVFQKGKGIVIDEPSVIAVEAKTGKIIAIGSDAKEMIGKTPKDIKAVRPIRDGVIADYQIIEQALKDLVKRTRTKFSFSRPAVVVGVPAKVTSVERRAVIEATTAAGASKVYLVLEPIAAAIGAGLHIFDSVGNMVVDIGGGTSDIAVISLGGIVVSRSLRTAGDAMDDAIIKFVKRKYKFLIGSSTAEDVKTKIGKAFPTLESFELEVRGRDALNGLPGNIRITSDDVHEAISQILQEIVLNLRQILEDTPPEIAADIMDTGVVLTGGGSLIRGLPDLIIQETGIKTVVAEDPRTCVVKGIGELLDCDKRLHRVAINHSK, from the coding sequence ATGAAAAAAGGCGATTTAGGAATCGATTTGGGTACCGCTTCTCTCTTGGTCTTCCAGAAGGGCAAGGGCATCGTCATAGACGAACCGTCTGTTATAGCTGTTGAAGCCAAGACCGGAAAAATTATAGCGATAGGATCCGATGCTAAGGAAATGATCGGGAAGACGCCAAAGGATATCAAGGCGGTAAGGCCAATTCGAGACGGAGTGATCGCCGATTATCAGATAATAGAACAGGCCCTGAAAGATCTTGTTAAGAGGACCCGTACGAAGTTCTCTTTCTCGAGGCCGGCCGTTGTTGTCGGGGTTCCGGCGAAGGTAACTAGTGTTGAGAGAAGAGCCGTTATTGAAGCCACCACCGCCGCAGGTGCAAGTAAGGTTTACCTCGTTCTTGAACCCATCGCTGCTGCCATCGGAGCCGGTCTTCACATTTTTGATTCGGTAGGAAACATGGTTGTCGATATTGGAGGGGGGACCTCCGATATCGCGGTGATCAGCCTTGGCGGGATAGTTGTTTCGCGCTCCCTAAGAACTGCTGGAGATGCTATGGACGATGCAATAATCAAATTCGTAAAACGCAAGTACAAGTTTCTCATAGGCAGCTCAACCGCAGAGGACGTAAAAACCAAAATAGGAAAGGCCTTTCCAACGCTGGAGAGTTTTGAACTAGAAGTACGTGGAAGAGACGCACTGAATGGCCTTCCCGGGAACATAAGAATCACTTCCGATGATGTTCACGAAGCCATTTCTCAGATTCTTCAGGAGATCGTATTGAATCTGCGCCAGATTTTGGAAGATACGCCTCCTGAGATCGCTGCGGACATAATGGATACCGGTGTGGTTCTTACAGGTGGTGGTTCCCTAATTAGGGGACTTCCAGACTTGATTATTCAAGAGACTGGAATAAAGACAGTTGTTGCAGAGGATCCGAGAACCTGTGTCGTAAAAGGTATAGGTGAGTTGCTCGATTGTGACAAGCGCCTTCATAGAGTCGCGATCAATCACAGTAAGTAG
- a CDS encoding DUF368 domain-containing protein, with protein sequence MLYVVFIGVLMGLANLIPGVSGGTIALLGGLYERFVGSISSVSAFKIRKEDVVFLIEIVAGIVIGILGFSTLIDVSLSRVPSLMYGIFSGLVIGGTPVVFKRIEKFDSSSFSFLVIGGLLVYLVSILASGPGKEAVLNHNTASLLYDVFAGFFGAAAMVLPGLSGAFILLIMGEYTRAIAALRHFDFIIIVFIGVGVILGIVFVSRLMKFLMKRFRSQTFAFLLGLMIGSLPDLFTRPGSNSNVLQIIIGLVSGLAISYLLSMFEKKTE encoded by the coding sequence ATGCTCTATGTAGTCTTTATAGGTGTCCTCATGGGTCTTGCCAATCTTATTCCAGGAGTGAGCGGAGGCACTATTGCACTCCTTGGAGGCTTATATGAACGTTTCGTGGGCTCGATTTCCTCAGTGTCCGCTTTTAAGATTCGCAAAGAAGATGTCGTTTTCCTCATCGAAATTGTTGCGGGGATTGTTATAGGAATCCTCGGCTTTTCAACCCTAATAGATGTTTCTCTTTCGAGAGTTCCTTCTTTGATGTACGGCATCTTTTCGGGACTTGTCATAGGAGGAACTCCCGTTGTATTCAAGAGAATCGAGAAATTCGATTCCAGCTCATTTTCTTTCCTTGTAATAGGGGGTTTGCTCGTCTATCTTGTTTCCATTCTTGCTTCAGGGCCGGGAAAAGAAGCTGTTCTAAATCACAATACAGCGAGCCTTTTGTATGATGTTTTTGCTGGATTCTTCGGTGCAGCTGCGATGGTTCTGCCAGGTCTCAGCGGTGCCTTCATTTTGTTGATTATGGGTGAATACACTAGGGCTATAGCTGCATTAAGACACTTCGATTTCATAATCATAGTGTTCATAGGAGTTGGAGTTATCCTTGGAATTGTATTCGTGAGCAGATTAATGAAATTTCTGATGAAGAGATTCCGGAGTCAGACATTCGCTTTTCTCCTAGGTCTAATGATAGGTTCACTTCCTGATTTATTTACGAGACCCGGAAGCAATTCAAATGTTCTTCAGATTATTATCGGATTGGTTTCTGGACTGGCGATTTCGTATCTTTTAAGCATGTTCGAAAAAAAGACAGAATAG
- the sufC gene encoding Fe-S cluster assembly ATPase SufC, with amino-acid sequence MTLLEAKNLHVVLAEDDVKILKGLSLTIGNGELHVIMGPNGSGKSTLANVLMGNPKYRVTGGTVKFMNKNISRLTVDERARMGMFMTFQHPQEIPGIRLRSFLMSVSQSTGSRVPLLKMSKEIDELSLELGLESELIDRYLNVGFSGGEKKKAEIVQMNFMKPRFSILDEIDSGLDVDAMKSIALSINRFRNPENSVLLITHYQRLLEYVEPDRVHILIDGLIAMSGGKELVREVEENGYEAIFDSLKGV; translated from the coding sequence ATGACTCTTTTAGAAGCTAAGAACTTGCACGTAGTATTGGCGGAAGATGACGTAAAGATATTGAAAGGGTTGAGTCTCACAATAGGAAACGGGGAGCTACACGTTATTATGGGACCCAATGGTAGCGGTAAATCAACGCTTGCGAATGTGCTGATGGGGAACCCCAAATACAGAGTTACTGGTGGTACTGTGAAATTCATGAATAAGAATATATCTAGATTAACCGTAGATGAAAGAGCTCGAATGGGAATGTTCATGACCTTTCAGCATCCTCAGGAAATTCCAGGGATCAGACTCAGGAGCTTTCTTATGTCAGTCTCTCAAAGTACGGGCAGCAGGGTGCCATTGCTGAAAATGAGCAAGGAAATCGACGAACTATCTCTTGAACTTGGTCTAGAAAGTGAATTAATAGACAGATATTTGAACGTAGGTTTTTCCGGAGGAGAAAAGAAAAAAGCCGAGATAGTTCAGATGAACTTCATGAAGCCAAGGTTTTCGATTCTTGACGAAATAGATTCCGGGTTGGATGTTGACGCTATGAAAAGCATAGCGTTGTCAATAAACAGGTTCAGAAATCCAGAAAACTCAGTTTTACTAATCACACACTATCAGAGACTTCTTGAGTATGTTGAACCCGACCGTGTCCACATCTTGATCGATGGATTGATAGCAATGAGTGGAGGAAAAGAACTTGTCAGAGAAGTCGAAGAGAATGGATATGAAGCGATCTTTGACTCACTCAAGGGGGTCTGA
- the sufB gene encoding Fe-S cluster assembly protein SufB, with protein MREKVFLDSSRFDFLSNTKYRFMSERGFGESQVIDISKRKNEPEWMLKKRLQSFKAFSLSSKPGFGVSTESLDLSRIISYLGPDSDKHRSWDDVPQEIRETFEKLGIPEAERESLAGVGAQFDSEIVYQNIRKELEELGIVFLDMETAVKKYPELVRRFFMKAVPPTDHRFAALHGAVWSGGSFVYVPKGVKVPLPLQAYFRMNVESSGQFEHTLIIADEGSDLQFIEGCSAPRFNDLNLHVGMVEIFVLKDAKVRYSTIQNWSKNTYNLNTKRAIVEEGGTMEWISGSLGSMKTMLYPSSVLRGRGARAEHLGITYAGPGQHMDTGSKVIHLAPDTSSLVDARSISVGGGWAFYRGFLDISRSAMNSRSSVKCTALMIDNESRADTVPIIQVMNNAAEVGHEARIGRLGEEEIFYLMSRGLSESEAKAIIVRGFMEPVSHQLPVEYAVELNRLIDTEMESSIG; from the coding sequence ATGCGAGAAAAGGTCTTCCTAGACAGTTCAAGGTTTGATTTTCTTTCAAATACAAAGTACCGTTTTATGAGCGAAAGGGGATTCGGAGAGAGCCAAGTAATCGATATATCGAAAAGGAAGAATGAGCCCGAATGGATGCTTAAGAAGCGGCTTCAGTCTTTCAAGGCTTTCAGTCTCTCGAGCAAACCAGGATTCGGAGTAAGCACTGAGAGTCTTGATCTGAGCAGAATAATCTCCTATCTCGGTCCGGATTCCGACAAGCATAGATCCTGGGACGATGTTCCACAAGAAATTAGGGAGACCTTTGAGAAGCTTGGCATTCCCGAGGCGGAGAGAGAATCTCTTGCTGGAGTCGGTGCTCAGTTTGACTCGGAAATTGTGTATCAGAACATAAGGAAGGAGCTCGAAGAGCTTGGTATTGTCTTCCTCGACATGGAGACGGCTGTCAAAAAGTATCCTGAACTGGTAAGGAGATTTTTCATGAAGGCTGTTCCTCCGACAGATCACAGATTTGCGGCACTGCATGGAGCTGTCTGGAGTGGCGGTTCATTCGTTTATGTACCCAAAGGAGTCAAAGTCCCACTTCCTCTTCAGGCATATTTTAGAATGAACGTGGAAAGCAGTGGCCAGTTTGAGCACACGTTGATCATTGCAGATGAAGGTTCCGATCTCCAGTTCATAGAAGGCTGTTCAGCTCCGAGATTCAACGATCTCAATCTTCATGTTGGCATGGTAGAAATCTTTGTTCTAAAGGATGCTAAGGTCAGGTACTCTACGATTCAGAACTGGTCCAAGAACACGTACAACTTGAATACCAAGAGGGCAATTGTCGAAGAAGGCGGAACGATGGAATGGATATCTGGTTCACTGGGAAGCATGAAGACCATGCTCTATCCATCATCTGTTCTAAGAGGCAGGGGTGCCAGAGCTGAGCATCTTGGAATTACCTATGCCGGTCCCGGTCAGCATATGGATACAGGATCGAAGGTGATTCACCTGGCTCCAGACACAAGTTCACTGGTTGATGCCAGAAGCATCAGCGTGGGTGGAGGCTGGGCCTTTTATCGAGGTTTTTTGGACATTTCTCGAAGTGCAATGAACTCAAGGTCGTCGGTTAAGTGTACTGCTCTAATGATCGATAATGAATCAAGGGCCGATACTGTTCCAATAATCCAAGTGATGAATAATGCTGCAGAAGTCGGTCATGAGGCCAGAATTGGAAGATTAGGAGAAGAAGAGATTTTCTACCTTATGAGTCGTGGCTTAAGTGAATCGGAAGCCAAAGCGATCATAGTAAGAGGTTTCATGGAACCTGTTTCACATCAGCTACCTGTTGAATATGCAGTTGAGCTGAACAGACTGATAGACACGGAAATGGAAAGCAGCATAGGATGA
- a CDS encoding SufB/SufD family protein, translated as MEMTTELVHKNFEMVKPTRREELSIKDYDNRDFLISAEASSPAMLAFMSNRYSEYRTLAFPSWKRLKLTGMKLPEISPRRSLSYSDPFVRPLISMKSDEVELLDKLDFEGLDRKILLLGDIFFSEGSMISIPPNKSAEKSYSVAFNRDSRISSNMFVLGENSSLKVVIDSGRFGNWLLQNNRFLIKEGSSLELLVLNRVTERGHVFINNLYLLEKNAKLRVFEVNCGNASTAAFHLALLEGERALASFMPLFVARGDTVLDMQYVVRHRANWSEGRISGSGVLLDNSRSVFRGTIDIKRGAKGVKGSEYSNILMLSESARADTIPSLLVGENQVDAFHAATVGSIDAQKLFYLMSRGLTRDQSMSIIVQGKFEPTLREIDEIFPDHSGVVRDEFERDIRY; from the coding sequence ATGGAAATGACTACGGAATTGGTTCACAAAAACTTCGAAATGGTTAAACCAACAAGAAGAGAGGAACTGTCAATTAAGGACTACGACAACCGAGATTTTCTGATTTCGGCTGAGGCATCTTCGCCTGCGATGTTGGCTTTCATGAGTAACAGGTATTCAGAGTATAGAACGCTGGCCTTCCCCTCATGGAAAAGATTGAAGCTTACCGGGATGAAATTGCCGGAAATCTCTCCAAGGCGTAGTTTGTCTTACTCAGATCCTTTTGTCAGACCGCTTATTTCGATGAAGAGCGACGAGGTAGAGCTTCTCGATAAACTGGATTTTGAAGGTCTTGACAGAAAGATCCTTCTGCTAGGAGATATCTTCTTCAGCGAAGGATCAATGATTTCTATACCTCCGAACAAATCAGCGGAAAAGTCTTACTCAGTTGCATTTAACCGTGATTCAAGGATTTCGAGCAATATGTTTGTCTTAGGAGAAAATTCGAGTCTTAAAGTAGTAATCGATAGCGGACGTTTTGGAAACTGGCTGCTTCAGAACAACAGGTTCTTGATAAAGGAAGGCTCATCTTTAGAGCTTTTAGTCCTAAATAGAGTGACTGAAAGGGGACATGTTTTCATCAATAACCTGTATCTTCTTGAGAAAAACGCTAAGCTTAGGGTATTTGAGGTGAATTGTGGCAACGCGTCAACTGCGGCTTTTCACTTGGCTCTTTTAGAAGGAGAGAGGGCTCTTGCATCTTTTATGCCTCTTTTTGTGGCGAGAGGTGATACTGTTCTTGATATGCAATATGTTGTTAGACACAGAGCAAATTGGTCAGAGGGAAGAATTTCAGGGTCGGGTGTACTACTTGACAACAGCAGGAGTGTTTTCAGAGGGACAATAGACATTAAGAGAGGAGCAAAAGGAGTTAAGGGAAGCGAATACAGCAACATCTTAATGCTATCCGAGTCTGCAAGGGCTGATACAATACCTTCACTTCTTGTGGGAGAGAATCAAGTCGACGCTTTTCATGCAGCAACTGTGGGATCCATTGACGCGCAGAAGCTCTTCTATCTTATGTCGAGAGGACTTACAAGGGACCAGTCTATGAGCATCATCGTTCAAGGTAAGTTTGAGCCGACTTTAAGAGAAATCGATGAGATCTTCCCAGACCACTCGGGGGTGGTAAGAGATGAGTTTGAAAGAGACATCCGATATTAG
- a CDS encoding aminotransferase class V-fold PLP-dependent enzyme produces MSLKETSDISIKEVRRDFPVFRHYPSLAYLDSAATAQKPQSVIDAVKGFYERENANVHRAVYPLAEKSTALYESSRSEVARFIGAERDELIFTKGSTESLNIIANALATSGRYKTFVVPTFEHHSNFLPWQYHSLKNEIKFVALPIMGAELTMTEVEENLTGVEAPFVFSIGGLINATGYRTPFEDLTELVHSFGGLIVIDGAQLVPHEIFDFKKVNSDFLVFSGHKMLAETGIGCLVGRAELLDDLTPFVFGGGMVDRVSIETSSYAKERTSRLEGGTQNISGAVSLASACRYLNKIGMSAIHKHVSYLTETAREMLKQISNVTVYSPPDSHAILLFSHKNIHSHDLAEFLGRTQEVAIRSGHHCAQLQMEALGITSACRASFYFYNTVEDVERLIEGISKAERWFL; encoded by the coding sequence ATGAGTTTGAAAGAGACATCCGATATTAGCATCAAGGAAGTCAGAAGGGATTTCCCTGTCTTTCGACACTATCCGTCACTAGCCTATTTGGATAGCGCGGCGACCGCTCAAAAGCCGCAAAGTGTAATTGATGCGGTCAAGGGGTTTTACGAGCGTGAAAATGCAAATGTGCACAGAGCTGTCTACCCACTTGCGGAGAAATCGACAGCTCTTTATGAATCAAGTCGAAGCGAAGTTGCCAGGTTCATCGGAGCAGAAAGAGACGAATTAATATTCACAAAGGGCTCCACAGAGAGTCTGAACATCATTGCAAATGCACTGGCTACTTCCGGTCGGTACAAAACTTTTGTAGTCCCAACGTTCGAGCATCACAGTAACTTCCTTCCGTGGCAGTATCACAGCCTGAAGAATGAAATTAAGTTCGTGGCTTTGCCCATCATGGGGGCGGAGTTGACTATGACAGAGGTTGAAGAGAACCTAACTGGGGTAGAGGCGCCGTTTGTCTTTTCTATTGGGGGACTGATTAATGCCACAGGCTACAGAACTCCTTTTGAAGATTTGACTGAGCTTGTCCACTCTTTTGGCGGTTTGATAGTAATCGACGGAGCTCAACTGGTTCCGCATGAGATCTTTGATTTCAAGAAGGTCAACTCGGACTTTCTGGTCTTCTCCGGTCACAAAATGCTTGCAGAAACTGGAATTGGCTGTCTTGTTGGTAGGGCAGAACTCCTGGATGATCTCACACCATTTGTATTCGGAGGCGGTATGGTAGATCGGGTAAGTATTGAGACTTCGAGCTACGCAAAGGAGAGAACTTCCAGACTGGAAGGCGGAACACAGAACATTTCCGGTGCCGTTTCACTTGCATCGGCCTGCAGATACCTGAACAAGATCGGTATGTCCGCGATACATAAGCACGTTTCATATCTTACAGAAACCGCTAGAGAGATGCTAAAACAGATCTCTAATGTTACTGTTTACAGTCCGCCAGATAGTCATGCGATCTTGCTCTTTTCTCACAAGAATATACACTCTCACGATCTGGCCGAATTCCTTGGAAGAACTCAGGAAGTTGCGATCAGGAGCGGTCATCACTGTGCCCAACTTCAGATGGAGGCTCTTGGCATTACTTCTGCTTGTCGAGCATCATTCTACTTTTACAATACGGTTGAAGATGTGGAAAGACTTATCGAAGGGATTAGTAAGGCAGAGAGGTGGTTCTTATGA